One Festucalex cinctus isolate MCC-2025b chromosome 3, RoL_Fcin_1.0, whole genome shotgun sequence DNA window includes the following coding sequences:
- the tnnt2d gene encoding troponin T2d, cardiac — protein MSNIAAPKIPDGEKVDFDDIHRKRQEKDLSELQSLIEAHFIQRKKEEEELVALVNRIEKRRTERAEQQRIRAEMEKERQARLAEEKERREQEEQRKKHDEDAKKKKVLVTKQYGAGQKSEKKGKKQTEREKKKKILAERRKPLNIDHLSDDKLKEKANELWQWLMQLETEKYDLSDKFKRQKCDINLLLVRVQDHQNTKGRGKGKMGARLR, from the exons ATGTCAAACATTGCTGCCCCAAAGATCCCGGATGGCGAGAAAGTGGACTTCGAT GACATCCACAGGAAGCGTCAAGAGAAAGATCTGTCCGAGCTGCAGTCGCTCATCGAGGCTCACTTCATCCAGAGgaagaaggaggaagaggagctgGTTGCTCTTGTCAACAGAATT GAAAAGCGTCGCACCGAGAGAGCGGAGCAGCAAAGGATCCGGGCCGAGATGGAGAAAGAGAGGCAGGCCAGGCTTGCC GAGGAGAAGGAGCGAAGAGAGCAGGAGGAGCAGCGCAAGAAGCACGACGAAGAcgccaagaagaagaaggtccTCGTCACCAAGCAGTACGGCGCCGGACAGAAG AGTGAAAAGAAAGGCAAAAAGCAAACggagagagagaagaagaagaagattctGGCGGAGCGCAGGAAGCCGCTCAACATCGACCACTTGAGCGACGACAAACTGAA GGAGAAGGCTAACGAGCTGTGGCAGTGGCTGATGCAATTGGAGACAGAGAAGTACGACCTCAGCGATAAGTTCAAAAGGCAGAAGTGTGAC ATCAACCTGCTCCTTGTCCGAGTGCAGGACCACCAGAA tacCAAGGGGCGTGGCAAGGGCAAGATGGGAGCCCGGCTGAGGTAA